The Deltaproteobacteria bacterium region CGTGAACAGGCCGTAGGCCGCGCGCGTATCGCCGTCGCGCGGGTTGCCCACGCTGGCCACGTCGACGAGGGTCACGCCGTCGAGCTCCTTCTGGTAGGCGATGTGCAGGTGCCCGAACGCCAGCACCCGCGCGTCGCAGCCGCGAATCAGGCTGCGCAGCACGCCCTCGGGCGCTGCGGGATCCAGCGCCGCCTCCATGTCGCGCGGGTTGGCGTGCACCAGGAGCAGGTCGCCCTTGCCCTCGCCGGAGACGCGGTGGCTGAAGGTGTACTGCCGCATGCGCGAGATGCGCGCGACGCCGAGCTGCTCCGCGGTCCAGCGGTAGAGCCGGAACTTCCAGTGCTGGGGGTTTCCGTAGTTCCGCAGCGGCAGCTCGCCGGTGAGGTAGGCGTCGGTGTTGCCCTTGACGATGGCCGTGCACTTCTCGTGGATGAGGTCGGCGACCTCGGCGGGGCGCGAGCCCTTCAGGGAGACGTCGCCGCCGCAGAGGATCTGGTCGACGCCCTGCGCTGCGATGTCCTGAAGGACGGCTTCCAGCGCCAGCAGGTTCCCATGCACATCGCTGACGATCGCCAGTCGCACGCCATCTGGATATCGAGGAATCGATCCCGTTGCCAGCTTGGAGGCTAGCCGCCGAAGTAATACGAGACCTTGAGCATCAAGACGTCGTCGTACGGGCCCTTGTGCAGCGAGGCCCAGTCGGGGTTGTTGTACGAGAGCGCGGGCGAGAGGTCCCCGTTGGTCTGGGCGCGGGTGTACACGAGGTAGGCCACGCTCCCGGGCAGGTACTCCCAGCGCAGGAGGACGTTCACGTTCAAGGCGCTGCTCTTGCCGTCCGGGCTGTAGGCCGGGTCGGGCGCCGGCACCGGGCGCAGGTCGGAGAGCGCCACCCGGCGGATGCCCGGGTCGGCCTGGACCTCGTAGAACGGCCCGTAGTGCTCGGTGGCGAAGAAGAGCTGGGCGTAGGCCTGGAGCGTGAGGTGCGGGGTGAAGGTGTACGTGCCGCGGACCACCACGCTCGTCGACTTGGCGTTCAGGTTGGCGATCTCGTACGCGTGCGGCGTGGTGATGTCGCCGGAGGTGCCGAACCAGCGCGGGTCGCCGTCGGTCCAATCGAGCTGCGGGTTGGCGGTGAGCTCCAGCGCGTCCGAGGGCCGGAAGGTGACCCCCACCTGCTCGGAGTACTCCACGCCCTGGCGCAGCTTGCCCACGTAGTTGAAGAGGAACCCGGAGAACATCTTCCGGCTGTCGGTGTGGAAGACGAAGACGCCGCCCACGCTCCAGTCGCGCTCGTAGGGTGAGCCGTCGCGGAGCTCGCGGTTGTCGTCGTGGGCGGGGTCGAAGTCGAGCTCGGCGTAGGTGCCCCAGAAGTTCTTCCAGTAGATGCCGTCGCCGATCTGGAAGTGCCGGCCCAGGTTCACGCCCTGGGTGCTCTCGCGCCCGTTGGCGAAGACGTTCAGGTCGGTGTTCAGCGTGGGGCCCCAGGGCTTGGTGGTCCGGTAGTCGCCCGAGACCTGCACGTAGTGGAGGTTCTGCTGGCGGAGGTAGCCGGCCTCGTTCAGGTCGAGCTTGGGCGAGTAGCCCTCGTAGGCGATGGAGTAGAGCCAGTTGCCGCCGGCCTTGGCGAACTGGGCCATGCCGCCGTAGCCGGTGTCGCCGCCCTTGATGATGGTGCCGTCGGGCTCGTCGATGTCCGGGCCGCCCACGCGCTTGCTGCCCAGCAGCGAGGCCATGGCCACGTAGGTGCCGCTCTCCGAGCTCCAGGTGGCGTCGAGGCCGCCGGTGTAGGCGTCGGCGGTGCAGCGGCCGTTGGCGTCGGCCACCGGGTAGTCGCCGCTCTGCGTCTCCGGGCAGCCATAGGGGCCGTTCAGCTCCCCGCGGTCGCGTCTCGTCACGCCGGTGCCGGTGAGGCCCAGGGTCAATCCGCCGCCCACGTCGTAGCGCAGCCGGCCCACCGCGAAGTTGGCGAGCGGCGCGACCTGCTCGTGGATTTGGCTGCCGTCGGCCTCCCCGATCGTGGCGAAGGCACGGTTGGAGACGCCGTCGAGCAGCGCCACGGTGAGCTTGTCCGTGGCCTTCCCGGTGACCTTGACCGCGCCGAGGATGTCGTCCGTCAGCGGCTGATCGAGCAGGCGCTCGCCCGGCCCGTAGAGCGCGTAGTCCGGCGGCCGGCCCACGCGGCGCGAGTAGAAGAGCTGCGTCGTCGTCGGACTGCCCATCTGGTCGTGCAGCGCGAACAGGTCCGCGCCGGAGAGGAAGAACGGCCGCTTCTCGGGGAAGAAGATCTCGAAGGTGGAGAGGTTGAGCACCACCTGGTCGGCCTCCACCTGGCCGAAGTCGGGGAGCACGGTCGCATCGAGCGTGAGGTCGCTGCCCGGGTGCCAGCTGACGTCGCCGCCGGCGCTGGCCGCGAAGCCGTTCCCCGAGGGCGGGTCGTAGCCGATGCCCGGCGAGTAGCGGCTGTCGAACTTGCCCAGCACGAAGGGCCGGAGCTCGAGCCCGGTGCCCGTCGACAGCTCGTGCATGCCGGTGAGCTCCGCCATGCGCAAGAGCGCGCCCTGCTCTTCGGGCGGCTGGAGCACGAGCTCGTCGGTCTCGCCCTTGCGCGAGATGTAGCGCGCGACTTCGACGCGGAACGACACCTCGGGACCGGCCTTGAAGCGCAGCACGGAGAAGGGGATGGCGTACTCCGCGTCCCAGCCTTGAGCGGTGCGCTTGGTTCCCGAGCGCCAGACGGCGTCGAAGTCCATGTCCTGGAAGTAGTCGCCGGTGCGGTTCCAGTCGGCCTGGACGTTGGTGGGGTACACGCCGAAGCCGTAGGCGCTC contains the following coding sequences:
- a CDS encoding carbohydrate binding family 9 domain-containing protein, coding for MTLFLALLLAAAPVDAPPAPADAGPVAAEPMPPALVDAGRIADLLDAGAAPLDAGAGADAPDAGAAALDAGAIADVADAGEAKGVLPPMPQFHAVKAESPPAIDGDLSDPVWKQAPELDGFTQQQPESGAKPSMATTVRFAYDANFLYVAVHCVDPEPAEVSNKLTRRDRIIESDYVYLEVDSRGDKKSAYGFGVYPTNVQADWNRTGDYFQDMDFDAVWRSGTKRTAQGWDAEYAIPFSVLRFKAGPEVSFRVEVARYISRKGETDELVLQPPEEQGALLRMAELTGMHELSTGTGLELRPFVLGKFDSRYSPGIGYDPPSGNGFAASAGGDVSWHPGSDLTLDATVLPDFGQVEADQVVLNLSTFEIFFPEKRPFFLSGADLFALHDQMGSPTTTQLFYSRRVGRPPDYALYGPGERLLDQPLTDDILGAVKVTGKATDKLTVALLDGVSNRAFATIGEADGSQIHEQVAPLANFAVGRLRYDVGGGLTLGLTGTGVTRRDRGELNGPYGCPETQSGDYPVADANGRCTADAYTGGLDATWSSESGTYVAMASLLGSKRVGGPDIDEPDGTIIKGGDTGYGGMAQFAKAGGNWLYSIAYEGYSPKLDLNEAGYLRQQNLHYVQVSGDYRTTKPWGPTLNTDLNVFANGRESTQGVNLGRHFQIGDGIYWKNFWGTYAELDFDPAHDDNRELRDGSPYERDWSVGGVFVFHTDSRKMFSGFLFNYVGKLRQGVEYSEQVGVTFRPSDALELTANPQLDWTDGDPRWFGTSGDITTPHAYEIANLNAKSTSVVVRGTYTFTPHLTLQAYAQLFFATEHYGPFYEVQADPGIRRVALSDLRPVPAPDPAYSPDGKSSALNVNVLLRWEYLPGSVAYLVYTRAQTNGDLSPALSYNNPDWASLHKGPYDDVLMLKVSYYFGG
- a CDS encoding metallophosphoesterase family protein, with the translated sequence MRLAIVSDVHGNLLALEAVLQDIAAQGVDQILCGGDVSLKGSRPAEVADLIHEKCTAIVKGNTDAYLTGELPLRNYGNPQHWKFRLYRWTAEQLGVARISRMRQYTFSHRVSGEGKGDLLLVHANPRDMEAALDPAAPEGVLRSLIRGCDARVLAFGHLHIAYQKELDGVTLVDVASVGNPRDGDTRAAYGLFTLGPDGWTIELRRVEYPLMQAASDFRVQGVPGASRLAKKLVEARFGR